gagagagagagaggataagGGAGAGAAATATGTAAGGGGATAAGAAACTGGGCGTGGCTGGTTAGgcagaaaatactgcaaaattaGTTAATGATAGGCAGCATATCTTTTCTAAATTGTAAGGAGAAACATGTAAGGGCATAAGAAAGATGGGGGTGGCTGGCTAGGCAGATCATACTGCAGAATTAGTTAAGAATGATAGGCAGTACATCTTTTctaaattgtatacattttgttttgggtctagtgtctcagattgacaaaacaaagggaaaaaaattcaatgaaataacgtatttgtttttgtgtcaATGTGGGTTcaagaaataatgattaattaaaataatgatatataattaataattattaatgttattaataattattaataatttaaTGTTTCAGAATATAATCaagatttaccccccccccaactaagGGTATGGGGTGCACCCCATTTATTCTGTATCCTTTTgaatataactttattttgtaagtatctttattcttttttttaaagtaaaataggTGTAGAAGATACAAAAAATGAGAATTGAATTAAGTGTTTGTAAgcagaaaaaacatgaaaactggCAAGAATCCtaaaaatgacacattttcaagtcagcatttgaaaatttcagcttgcgctctgtgctctcttgtcccccccccccaaaaaaaaaaaaaaatcctgtaggaaaaaatgtctctttttccaaagtaaaaatgccttctttttttcagaatgattttgccctttttcaaaaagaaataccttctttaatagtaaaaataatacattttattttaggtttgaaaatcacaaattttgtacCATGCTTACATCAGTTATTGTTTAGTACAGTACTACATgtaatcctgttcatggttacaaaaatgtaTAGAATGGTGTTTTCTGGtttgaatatcacaaatttttggctcgccttctgcactcgcatcaataattgtactcattctattcctgtttacacacaaaaatgcttagaatgtccagttttcaggttggaatatcacaattttttttagctcgcactttgcgctcacattactttgattggtgagttatgtatcctattaaAAATGCAGTCATTAAATGCTTCCTTTTCTGATCTGTACATTATCTagcattatttctttaattagatacgcatctttttcatgattaaaaaaacagctcagaatattaaattttcatgtcttatttCACATGTCCAGAAGTTTGAGATCGTGGTTCGTACCGGCAACATCACGCAACAGTGATTTAGTGATTAACAGTCATTAActccataattgaccaaaaatcgagttttacaacttcagaattgattttcttttcaaaattgctTGCTCGCTACACTTTCTCGCTGAGAAGTAaaacctaaatcaaaatatctatcttatcaataagaaataaatttaaaaaggctttgctcaacttaatttctacaaaacaaacaacTACTTCACGCAGTTGATAAActcatttttgaaaatacatgtatctgttagcaccaaaaattcccattttggtATATAAGTGCCTTTTTGGCTctgaaccacccccccccaaaaaaaaaaaaatatatatataatatattatgtctaaatctatcatgaaattattattgttttaaatgtacaagggtgaAATTCTTTATTCCCTCAGTCCGCTCGCTCACATACATTTTTGCCATGTGTGATGTCTAGCGGCCTAAGCATTGTTAGctcattgttctgtatatcgtaagtttgaaatgccttggccttggccttggccttgaggttttcaggccttggccttgggtttccatgccttggcctcagccttgggtattgaagccttggccttgggtattaaagccttggccttggaggtttgagccttgactacaacactggttCAAAGTTTGACCAGACTTGATTCAATTGATCATATAtacaatttaatgaaaagagaaatccATAGATTCAATTCAAAAGGAATAATCGGTATGTGCTCGATATATATACTtcaattttaatcaaatatgcatttttagaTAGTAAACTCTAAGATTGTCCTCTCGGAATAATTTTCCCTCGTTTTCTATCTTCACCGTTTacatatctcataaaataatcGGATATCCATTTGTTGTCTCGTTTGCTTTGATATATAATATGCATTCtaatacatataggcctaacaGAAAAACAATCGAATATCAAAATGTAGCCTTTGTATAATGTAATATGATTTGCAGCTTGAGGCCCCTTTCATCTGTTATGGAGATTCTTGATTAAAGTATAAACCAAAGGATTTATTCTACAGTCAGCATATCAAAATATAagatatttttctatatttttatattagaTAGTTGGTAACAATCGATACCTATACCATTCCCTTTAAAGTATACGATGGTCCCGTAACATttaggttagcgattgatcgtttGCTTGGTATTCgtgattaattgtacattgtagtcaattcaatcaatcgtaGAGATATTCATCTAAGATGCTTGTTGAGGTTcatgttacgggccccagaagTGCATTTCAAAACATGAGGCCCATTTGCTCTTTTTTTGTCATGTTGAACTAACTatataacacaaaggttagcgattaatcgctaaatgaaatagCCAATCAGGATCGTCGTTGCAAGCATATTTTGCTCGATAGACTGAATAGGAACCAATCAGGATTGTTCTTTCAAACTTGTATTACGGGGTCCTGATGTCACTGGttatacattaaaaataatttcatctcatAGCTACGCATAGTCACTAATAGTGATTCATTCATGGCGTCaggaaacatgttttaaaataatacaaacCTTACCGAAATTATAAaactataattgtaataatgataataatccgcttttatatagtgCTTGATACATCAGAACGACATGTCTAAACGTATATAACCCCAGTCATCGGATTCGTTCAGTCATTCCCGCAAAAACTGCGTGCATATCCTCTACTCCCTGGGGATTATTCCAGTCactcgcctgtgaggcgcacatagtattggacaagctacaatgactttcacatcctaccgggtacccattaatAGCAACTGGGTCGAgtgtggcaaagtgtggatatAAGCCAGACAGCGGTGGAATTCGCACACACATCCCTCTGTTtactgtttacaaggcgagagtcagaacaaCTACACCAAGGCTCCTCCACactatattttttcattaatttacttTTAAAGTACTCTTTCCCTTTGGATAAACAGCACTGGAGTCGATCCGTGACGTCATACTCTTCAATTGGGGGAATAGGCCACCCCCCTTGAACAAATTAAAGATTCACAACACAAATCGACACCCGTGATAAACAGAATCGTTCTAAACAAGGTACTTAAAAACTATATACAAGAGAATCTCATAGAATAACCTCTGAGAGAGCAGTAACACGATAGCATGcatttctaaaatataaatcgtgatatttacaaaagaaaaagtcatttttacatcaaattcgAAGTAcaatgaaatgttattaaatTAAAATAACCATAGATCGACCTGGAGTTGTTCATCTACGTTAAAGGTCTCTTGAATCATCGTATAAAGGTTTTTAAGCACGTTTTTATTAAAGAAAGGCTGTTGTCATGATTATAAACTCGCAATCGAAAAGAATTCCGCATTTTGGGCttgtactaaaaaataaaactagttttattttattttatttatttatttttattttagcctcgtcaatatatttcaattcataCTTGATTCAAAGTCCATTCGGAATATCGAAAAAGGAGCGGTTTAGTTTTTTGACACCGGTTTGTTTTCGTTATATGCAAATGGGGATAAAGATTGAAGAAATGATCTTTAAAAAACTTGTAAACTGGTGTCAAAGTCATGGTTTTGTGGCGATCCTCAAGGTGATTATTGTATATGATACACGAGTGCATTAGAACATACGCCAACCACTGGAATATACGAGTCGAATAACAATGgaacatttgatttaaaattcaAGTTTAATTATGAATTCTGTGCTAATGCTGCAAGTCACATTTCCCCCCTACGGCCGcagtacagcgagtcgaaaacgaccgtcttaagattttttttctaccagcTACATTatggtggtttgaataaaattagataaaacagTTGATTTAGACTCGCCGTAAGGCGCCCGTATAGCGGAATATGACTGCAATATAAACAATTCTTAAGAATGCATCTATACCATGATATAAAGATAGTGTAAGTCTGGTAATTTTACTATACAttgtatacataaatacattGTGTATATGCAGCATCATGCGAGATCTTCGAGATCTTGTATATAATGATTAAGATGAAGTTTATATCTCCATGCATCTATTCACAAAATGAATATGTGTCTATTCGTATCTCCTTCTGTTCACTAATATACAAAATACCATTATATTGCATTCATTCTAATTCAGAGGGACTTATGACGAATTAAAAGACTGAAAACAATGTTATTCTTGAGATGTcttgtttgcatttttaaaagaaaggaaatcaaaATGGAATTTTTTCAAGACTATTCTGAAACAATACCTATACAAAAAGTTTTTACcagcaaatatttcatttctcaaaTAAATGGTTTTAAGCGGTTGGTACATCTTTCCCTTTTGGAGAAGATTACATAATTaataatcaaaaataaaatggaagaaTCTTCTGGACGGTCAAAAAGAAAGCATCTTATCAGTCCATCATCCACGATAATTTAACTGAATagcaaatagcgaataggcatgagtatGATGGTACGAATACTTCGCATGACGTGAAAGCAAAATGGTCTAATACTGTAGAGTGTACTCTTTCTGCTTATGGTACGTTTATACCCCCTTATGCACTGTTAATATATTCATTAGTATGTATCATAGTAATTCtcttgatctatttttaattacgTTAGCTGATtactttgttatattttcaataaatgctTAGTTATATTTCGGGTTTAAGTTGGTAATTTTGCTATCACTCGATAATTACAATGATAAGCACGATATATAGGCCTGTGTTTGTTGCAGACTGAATAGTATATTCAATAATCGGAAAATTGGTGCAAAATGACTTCCATTTTTACAATTcattaattgattcattttatttatcactTGTATGTTGAATTAAATGTTaatatttccacgttttatcgAGCTTGTGGCTGCAACAcatagtcttttttttcaattaacacATTTTCTACGAATTAAATTGTACCGTATCTCTATCACATTAACTGATTTTATCATTGGATGAAGATATCACATGGTAAGTAAATTTATATCGACACGTGTTAAAGTAGATTTGTAGCAGGATGAAAGCATGTCAGTTTCCATACTACATGGTATGATATAACGTAGATTACAGTGATACCTTCATGAAATATAACTTCTCGCAACAAGCAAAGGCGAGCATGTCTGGAGAGAGGGAAACCAAGTAACACCACCAAGTATCCAATGTCATATTAAGTGCATTGAACTCAACTCTTTCCTTCAGGTTCAGACCATCAAGATCATAGAGCCTGATCACGACGTTACTATTCTTCTCATCAACACTCGCTACATACACCCTGTCCAGCTCATCCACGGCAGCATACAGGTAGACACCCTCTGGAGCTTGTAGAGACTCACCAGCATTCCCATCCCTGTCATAGACCGTCACCACGCTTGGATCATGTGGATTGCCCCAACATGAACTCGTGACGATCAAACCCGTCCTGGTAGTAGATGCCTGATACGTCCTGTGCTTTGTTTGAACAGTGCGTTTAAGAGTGGATCCTGTCGGGTCATAGATATAGATTTGTGTTCCAtagttagtaatgatgatttcatcTGATGGACTTCTGTTAACTCtgagataataataaaaattgtttCTCACGTGGATTGTTGCTTTCCTAGAGCCAAAGCGAGAGTAGAAGTGGGCTTCTGTAGAACCAGTGGACACGCAAAACGCCCCGTCCCGTTGCACAACCAGATCATAACAATTCATGTCATTTAAGGCTAATATGTTACTATATCGCTGCTTTCCTCCATTTGAATCAATGATATCAATACCTTGTGCATATCCCCCATTCCCGATAGCGACAGTGCTATTGGAGTACCTTGTCATACCGAGCATCACTCCCCGTAGATCAACACACGTAATGACTTTCATCTTGGGATCTGATCCTGAGATGCTCCCGAGGTCAAGCTGAGTATCGTCTGCTGGTTTGAACCTCTTCTCGTGTGCTTTCTTCTTAATAGCTTCCGCAGAAGTGTGATCAGTAACCTCCTTCAGCATGGCATCCAGCTCCTCACAGAGCAAGATATGAGCAGATAGAGTGTCTGTCTCAAGATGACCTAGTCTGTCATTATCTACCAAAGTAATTGAACTACAAATACTCTTGATCCTCTGTCGATCTTTTAACTTCAAGACGTCGAGGTCGTCATCAAAACTATTATGTAAGGCATGTATTTGGTCGGTGAGATTTCGAAGATTTTCTTCCAGCTCCTTGGCCTTGATGCTGTAGGCTTGCCTGACATCATCTAGTAGTGTCTGCACTGCAGTGTGTACCTCATGACGTTGTATTTCTATGTTCTGAATGTTCTTCTCCAGCTCTGCTTTCTTGTCGGCACAGCGTTGGGCAAGGCCTGTCACCTATATGAATTGAAAGTGTGATAAGTAAAGTCAGTAAACACAGCGAGTTAGATTTGGATCCTTAAATGataaaacaacaaattataTACGAAACGAAAGTAAATCACACAGAGTAACAGACAATATTCTGAATAAGCTCGAAAAGAGACCACATATATCCATAAATTGCATGTCACATTGAAACAATAACGATAGTAAGCATCACTGTAATTCACATAAAGAATAAAGAACAACTGGATTAGATGCAACAGTtataatattgatgatggtattacaaattataatcattatcattgtgtAATCAGCAGCatccattattatcat
This window of the Lytechinus variegatus isolate NC3 chromosome 14, Lvar_3.0, whole genome shotgun sequence genome carries:
- the LOC121427996 gene encoding E3 ubiquitin-protein ligase TRIM71-like; its protein translation is MAEKTSSSSPNLICPLCLDIFVEATILTSCGHTFCRRCLKKYDLTHQDLDHMVCPLCREITKLSANRVDDLRLNVSINGCVDDYHAKCGGMNAVLEMCQKCTACKSLKDAVSFCRTCNYYMCDECLHCHQHLTVVFEGHEIVSMDDVIEGKVSIGHLFEKCSIHKPENKDMFCEDCKVHVCHKCVLVDHQNHKIKNQVNFEQELRRKVTGLAQRCADKKAELEKNIQNIEIQRHEVHTAVQTLLDDVRQAYSIKAKELEENLRNLTDQIHALHNSFDDDLDVLKLKDRQRIKSICSSITLVDNDRLGHLETDTLSAHILLCEELDAMLKEVTDHTSAEAIKKKAHEKRFKPADDTQLDLGSISGSDPKMKVITCVDLRGVMLGMTRYSNSTVAIGNGGYAQGIDIIDSNGGKQRYSNILALNDMNCYDLVVQRDGAFCVSTGSTEAHFYSRFGSRKATIHVRNNFYYYLRVNRSPSDEIIITNYGTQIYIYDPTGSTLKRTVQTKHRTYQASTTRTGLIVTSSCWGNPHDPSVVTVYDRDGNAGESLQAPEGVYLYAAVDELDRVYVASVDEKNSNVVIRLYDLDGLNLKERVEFNALNMTLDTWWCYLVSLSPDMLAFACCEKLYFMKVSL